In Spirosoma pollinicola, the genomic window GATAGATTAGGTGAAATGCATTCGCAAATTTTAAAAAAGAGAAAATAATAATATCGCCCCTCACTATTTCTCTTGTGCACTATATCCTTCATTTCAAGTAAAGTTTTTCTCCAAATGAAACTTAACGTTCCTATGAAACGCGATATGCTTCAATTTGTATCGTCGGAGCGCAAGTTGTTGAAGCAGCATCGGCCAGCATCAATATATGTATTAACCCGCACAAAATAACACCACTTATGATATACACATTCGTCGGTTCTTTTGCGCAGTCTTGCTCAAACGAACCAATTCTCATCAATCGCCCGAGGCCCATTATCTTTTTCGGAATGCCAAGAATGTATAACAATGAAACGCAAAACGACGATGAATTATGAATAACATCAAGATTATCCATAATCCCTACGGACTGCCCGACGCTGGGCGTGTCATTGAGTGGCGCGGCAACCAGCCAAGCCGTATCCAGCTGGCAACTGGACTGACTCTGCGGTTGAGCGAGGCAACCGGCCTCTACGTCCCAGAGGACTAACAGCATTGTCAAAAAAGATCATCCGGCAACCGATGACGGTTGCCGGATACACTCAGAGAAATAGCGGGCTAACGCCCCTACCATACTCGCCTGTGCACGGGTGGTCAGGCCACGTTGAAAAGCCTGAATGCTTCCAATTTTCAACCCCAACTTTCAAATATCTAAAATCATGACTGAAGAAAAAGATGCCAACAACGGTGGCTGGTCTCGCAACAGCGATGAAACGATGAGCAACCCGGACAGCGGTAGCAAGTTAGTCACCTACACAGGCGACACAGGCCAACTGTATGTCAAGCGTTTGGGTGAGGATGATGTCTATCAGCCTTACGATCCAAACAAGCATTAAGGTCGCATTCCTGATCAGACGTCATAGAGTCTGATCCTGGCTTCATGCCGGTTAAGTTCGAAGATGGGCTGGGCTGGCCACCCACCCGCTTTGGACAATAAATTCATAATTAGTATCATCAATTACTCATTTCACTCATGGATCGATACGATTTAGACACGCCCCTTATCGTCATGCCGTCTCCGTACGGCACCGACGTTTGGACGATCCGTCATGCCTGCTCCGGCGTGGCCGTATTCGGGGCAACATCCAGCGGAAAATCCAGCGGATCGGGGCGGCTGCTAGCCCTAAAATATCTTACAGCGGGGTTTGGCGGTTTGGTTCTTACAGTCAAACCAGATGAGGTAGAAACATGGCGTTCGTATTGTGTGATGACAGGACGGATAGATGATTTGGTGGTCATCGAACCGGGTGCCAAACACGTTTTCAACATACTCGATCATGCCGCTGGTCATGGCGGGGACGGGCTGGCCGCGACAGACAACATCGTAGAATTGCTTACTCAAGTGATCGAAGCAGGTCAGACGCAAGATAGCAGTAGAGGGGACGACTCCTTTTGGAACGATCAATTACGCTTACTGATTATTTTCACCATCGATTTAATAAAACTGGCTTATAACCGCGTGTCGGTACAGGATATTTACGACATCATCCAAACGATTCCGCATGCAGACGATGCACTGCAAAACACCGATGGTAAAACCAAGGCGTTTCATAAAGCCTTTGAAGCGGCTCAAATCAACGTCAACAAGCAGATCGAAAGCTGGGCCGCAAATCATACTAATGCTCAAAAAAACGCTTATCAGGATGAGGCTGTTTTTGAAAGCGCCTTGCTTGATGCCATACCAGATGCGCGGCTTCTCAAGTTCGTCGATGGCTATTTTATTGACGAGTTTATTCCGCTTGCTGGAAAAACGAGAAGCATCATCACCGTGTCCGTAAGTGCGTTCATGTTCAAGCTGTTGCGCGAACCGTTCTACTCACTGTTTTGCCGTACTGTCTCGACCATAACGCCCGAAAATTGTTATGAAGGTAAAATCGTCATCATCAATTTGCCGACAAAAGAGTATCATAAGGTTGGTCGGGACATACAAATGGCCGCCAAGTTATTGTTCGTCAGAGCATGGGAACAACGGGACGTTCGTATTAATCCTCGCGTCTGTTTCATTTTTATTGACGAGGCCCAAGAATTTCTGACCGAATTCGACGCAAAGTTTTTGACGACGGCTCGCAGTAGCCGGATCGCAACCGTTTATTTGTCGCAATCGCTGTCCAACTTTTACGCAGTTATGGGCGGTCAAAAAGCAGAGTATCGCGTCCGTAGCCTCATGGGAAATTTTGGAACAAAGATTTTTCATGCCAACACAGACGAGGCTACAGGGGAATATGCCAGCAAACTCATTGGAGACGCCTATTTCGAAGATCAAACCGAGTCCGTTACGGTCGCGCAAAACTTTTCGCAGACACGGGGACGGTCGCTGAAACTGGAACGGGTCGTTCGCCCCGAAGCCTTCACAAAACTGTTGACCGGCGGCCCCAGTAACAATCTGTGCGTCGAAGGCTACATTCACAGACAGGGACAAAGCTTCTCGAACGACTGGAGTCATCGAAAAATGATTTTCAGACAGGATTACAAACCCAAATAGTTTATCAGTTTCACTTTATCAATTTATCTCAAATGAAAAAGTCAGCTTATTTCCAAACTATGTACCGACGTCATAACGTCATTAAAGAAGCTCTGTTAAACTTTACGCTAGGGCTCAGTTCATGGCCACGCATGTTGCTGGAGGTAACGATCCGGCGCAATTTCGGCGAACGGTACTTCCAGGCGGCAACAGCCGTTAGTATCACGGTGTTACTGGCCGTGCTGCCGATGTTTCTAACCGGAGCAACGTCAAGCTTTGGAGGACACATCAGCATGTCGGATTTTCTCGAACGATTTTTAACGTGGTACATTTATCTGGTGGTATTCATGTACTACGCCTCTTTGCGGCAAGACGAGATTAAGCGTTTGCCAGGCGTGTTTGATTTTGCCCGCTTTAGCCTCTCGAAGGGCATCATTCATCCTCGTTTCAGGAACTTTGTCTTCAACGGCCAACGACTTGATGAGCGCACCATTGCAACTGTAGTGGAACCTGCCTTCTTCTTTTTTATAGGCCTGTTTCTCATGCTTATCGGTCAGCCTATTGGCTACGTGCTGTTAATAAGCAGCTTGTTTTATTCGTTCAGTTACGTTGCGGATTACCACGCTGGCGACAATTACTTGATGGATAAAATTGACGAGCAAATCTGCAACGAAGAGTTAGTGAAGACGTTCGTTGACGACGCTGAACCTGCCCATTCAAGAGGGTTCAACTTCTACGGCCGTCGTCCTGCCGACACAGATGCACGGCGTCGCGTCGCCGAAATGTTTCAGACAGACGAAGAAACTGTTGAGGCTTTCTGACCCTCTAGCAGTGCTAAGGGCAGATGCCTGATGTTAAATGTATAAACTTGCATGTGTTGATGCGTTGCACTGCCCGACACTCTTTATTGCTGACGCATGGCCGCTAACAGGGCGTGAAAGATGCGTCCGGTTGGCCGGGCCGGGTGTAAACTTTCGGTCATGATACGGATGATAGCCTCAAACAGCGCGGGTCATGCAAAGCAGTACTTCTCTGAAGCACTGTTGAAATCCGACTACTATCTGGATGACCAGGAACTGGCCGGACGGATGCAGGGCAAGCTGGCGGAACGGATGGGGCTTGCCGGGCTGGTCAACAAGGAAGTGTTTCATGATTTATGTGACAACATCGATCCGAACACTGGCAAGCCGCTGACGCCCCGCACGAAAGAAAACCGGATTACCGGGTATGACATTTCGTTTTCGTGTCCAAAGTCAGTCTCGATTCTGCATGGCCTCTCGAACGACGACCGTATCCTGACGGCCTTTCAAGAGTCGGTACGGCAGACCATGCAGGACATCGAGCGCGACAGTAAAACACGTGTTCGGCAGAACGGGGTGAGCGAGGACCGTGAGACCGGCGAATTGATCTGGTCGGAGTTTGTCCACCAGACCGCGCGGCCTCTAGATGGTAGCTTGCCAGACCCGCAGCTTCACGCCCATTGCTTTGTGCAAAATGCAACCTGGGACTCTGCCGAACAGCGCATAAAGGCTGCCCGGTTCACGGACATCAAGCGGGACATGCCGTATTATCAGGAGATGTTTTTCAAGCGGCTGTCCGACAGGCTGATGGATGGGGGCTATCAGATCCGGCGGACGGAGAAGAGCTTTGAAGTCGAGGGCGTGCCACAAAATGTGATTGATCTTTTCTCCAAGCGCACAGACGAGATCAACCGCGTCGCCAAAGAAAAAGGCATCGTTGATCCGAAAGAGGTCAGCGAACTGGGCGCACGGACACGCTCGAAAAAGCAGCGCGGTCATTCGATGAACGAGCTTAAGGAAAACTGGCGACAACAGATTATGGACCTTGG contains:
- a CDS encoding type IV secretory system conjugative DNA transfer family protein; this translates as MDRYDLDTPLIVMPSPYGTDVWTIRHACSGVAVFGATSSGKSSGSGRLLALKYLTAGFGGLVLTVKPDEVETWRSYCVMTGRIDDLVVIEPGAKHVFNILDHAAGHGGDGLAATDNIVELLTQVIEAGQTQDSSRGDDSFWNDQLRLLIIFTIDLIKLAYNRVSVQDIYDIIQTIPHADDALQNTDGKTKAFHKAFEAAQINVNKQIESWAANHTNAQKNAYQDEAVFESALLDAIPDARLLKFVDGYFIDEFIPLAGKTRSIITVSVSAFMFKLLREPFYSLFCRTVSTITPENCYEGKIVIINLPTKEYHKVGRDIQMAAKLLFVRAWEQRDVRINPRVCFIFIDEAQEFLTEFDAKFLTTARSSRIATVYLSQSLSNFYAVMGGQKAEYRVRSLMGNFGTKIFHANTDEATGEYASKLIGDAYFEDQTESVTVAQNFSQTRGRSLKLERVVRPEAFTKLLTGGPSNNLCVEGYIHRQGQSFSNDWSHRKMIFRQDYKPK